CCCATTGGATTTATTTTTAACCTAGGGGTATCAATGGGATTCGTAGTAGGAGTAATTATTGTTTATCAAGTTCTCTCCACAGATGTTAATGCCCATTTGCGAGAATATGCCACTTTGAAAGCCATAGGATATCGTCATTACTATTTACTAACTATAGTTTTTGAAGAAGCTTTAATCTTAGCAATTTTAGGATTTTTTCCAGGAGTAGCCGTATCTTTAGGACTTTACCAGCTAACCCGAACAGCAACAAATTTACCCATGTATATGACGATAATTCGTGGTGTACAAGTCCTACTTTTAACCATAATTATGTGTGCTATTTCTGGAGCAATTGCTACTAGCAAACTCCAATCTGCTGACCCTGCGGATATGTTTTAAAAAGTATGTATAACGATTTTAATCTCGGTGATGTACAGCAATAGACAAGGTAGTTCACGACATCAATTTTTCTTGTCAAAGTACCGTAGGTATTCATAAAAATCAGCCCATAACAGGATTTTACACTATAGTAAATCGCAAAGCCTGTAGGGGCGCAGGGCCTGCGCCCTCAATAATATTCCATCAAGAGCGATAACTATAGCGGTATGCTATTAACGATTAAAAACCTTGGCGATAACTATAGCGGTATGCAATCTTTGTGAGATACAGTCAGTAAATCGCAAAGCCTGTAGGGGCGCAGGGCCTGCGCCCTCAATAATATTCCATCAAGAGCGATAACCGCTATATCCTATTACAGCGGTTTCCGCTCTTATGAGGTACATCTTAGCCCCCTCATCGCACCCCCCTCAATCCCCCCGCAACGGGGGGAAGAAAAGGATAAACTTTTGATATTGGAGGGGGTTGGGGGTGGGGTTCTTGTACCTCATAACACAAAGGAAGTGCTGTAAATGCTATTAACGATTAAAAACCTTGGCGATAACCAACGCTCAAACCATAAGAATTGGGTGGACTTACATCATTACCACTATCATTTTTGTAAGAGCTTAATCCCAAATATTTAAATTCAGCAAAAGCATTACCTTTGTTGGCAATTTCATATTGAAGACCTACTTTTCCTTGATAGGCAAAAGATGAACCAGTACCAAGGTCAGCTTCTGTTCCCTGATCTTTAATCTTGCCGCTAATGATACCAACACCTATACCAGCACCAATGTAAGGACGAAATTTAGAACCAGTCGGGATATCATAGTAGCCATTAACAAGTACAGAAGTTGTACTGACATTGCCATCTAATGGAAAGGATTGAGTATTGACAGTACCTTTATTAATACCAAAGGAACTGTAATTAAGTTCCAATTCAGTGCGATAGTTTTTCAACTGATAACCCCCAGCTATGCTCCATTGAGCGGTAGAATCCAAACCAAAGTTAACTTGATCAAATGCATCCCTGACTTTTAAATCGTTACCAGGGGAAGCAATACCAACACCTCCACTCACATACCAGTAATTACTTGCAGGCAATTTAGAATCAGTTAAATCAATAGAAGGCTCATTATTCTGAGCTACTAAATTAGACGAATTAGATTTCTTGATAGTCAGTAAACCAAAAAGTTTTTCCCAAAGAGTGATTTTTACGGAGTGCTGACGCTATTGCTACAGACGCAGCAGGCATCACTAACAAAATACGACAGATACTCATGTACTATAGAATACCAAATATATAAGAAATAGTTATCATAATTTGCACTGGATCAAAATATGAAATGATGAAAGTAGTGTGTAGCATATTGGCTGAAAAAATTGACTGTTTCATCTCTAACAAAAGCCACGCGGGGCGAGTCTACAGAAGAACTCGTTTTAACCGACTCAGAAACTCTTGATGAGGTTATTCAGTGTTTAGTAGAAAATTTTTCGATTGAAACGCAAGGAGCCTGTGACCAACAAACTTTATTCGAGATTCTGGTTAAAGCAGCCAGCACTGGAGACAGTATTGAAAACACAGCTAAATTGTTAAAAAATATTCCGACAGCTAATGATATTAGATATCATCTCAATAAAATTAACAATTTTGAGGAATTAGAAGCGCAAATAAATCAAGCATTAAAAAGTCGAATTCCTTTAGGATTAAAAAAAGGGTGTTTGAAAATAGCGATTGATTTAAATTTAATTTGTTATTATGGTCAACCAACATCGTCAGAATTACCCTACATATATCGAAGTGAAGCTAAATCTGGTACTAATTCATTTTATGCCTATGCCACTTTATATGTTATTAGTAATAATAAGCGTGTAACTCTAGCAATAAGAGGTGTTCGCCAATTAGATACTAGTGTGGCTTTAATTACTTATTTATTAGCAGAACTTGAATCCCTAAAAATAAATGTAAAAAAACTCTATTTGGATAGGGGATTTTTTAATACTCCTGTAATTAGATGGTTACAGGCATTAGATATTCCCTTTCTTATGCCTGCTATCAAGACTGGAAAAAAAGGAGGAATCAAACAATTCCTCAAGGGTAAAAAAAGTTATAAAACTACCTATACTATTACAAGAGACAAAGATGATTTTGTCACATTTGATTTATGGATCGTCTGTAAATATAGAAAGGGAAAGCATAAAAAGCATGGGGTTCAATACTTTGTTTATGTTGCTTATAAGGTCAAAACAAATTTAAATTATATCTATCAAGATTATCGAAAAAGATTTGGCATTGAAACCAGTTATCGTCTGAAAAATATTTGTCGAATTAAGACGAATAACAAAAATCCAGTCTTGAGATTACTATTCATTGGAATATCCTTTCTTCTAATTAACATCTGGGTGAATCTACTATGGCTCAAAATCAGTCGTAAAAGGAAAGGTAGTAGATTAATTTATCGCACACTTTTTACACTCAAACAGATGTTAGCCTTTTTATCTCAAGCCCTACAGAAGAAATATCAAGTCGTTGAAAGCATTTATATTCCATCCGGTTAGCGTCAAGAAATTATTAACCAGCTAATCATAAGTAATTATTATCTATACTATGTCTGCTGATTAGAGTATCGGGAATAAAAAAGTATTTTATACTACACAGTATTTGGCGATCTCCCTTCAGGAAAAAACTTTTTGGTTTACTGATAGTAGGTAATAAAGAAGAATTTGCCATTAAATCAGCGGCTTTTCTCGAAACTTCCTCAGCTTGAGCAGAGGTAGTGAATAAAGTAGCTAAGATAGCAACTACAAAAAAGCACAAATTTTTATTCATGATGTAGATAAACCTTAATTTTCAACCTGAAAAACGAAATTATTCTGAGTTAGAGACGTTGTCAAATTGACCTTAGCTGCGATACCAGCAAGGCCTTTCCTGAATCTGATTAGCTTTGGTTATAAAAGCATTTCTTCCCCCCAGTTACATCACAAAATTTGATTTTAGTGACACAACTTACAATTACAAATGTGACACAACTACTTACAGGTGTCAACCCCAGGAGAGAGTTATTCCCTATCTGACCAATTTATAGACAAAACTAGACATATATCAACAGATAGATACAAGATTTTAGGTGTAAACAAGAGTAAACTTGCTCAAAAATTAGTTATATCCATAAAAACAGCCTAATATTGGGATATTTACTAGAAAATAACCGCAAAAATCATCTTATTTATAGATGATTTTGTGATAAAATTACAGAAAGAGGTAATGAGCCTCCTGTTTTTTGTTAAAGTGTTCAACAATAAATTTATAAATATCCCCGTTAACGAAAAATGAGCTTATGGACTCCCCTCCACGCCCAAATACATCGGACGATTCGCGCTCGTCATCTATTTGAGCATAACCAAAAGCTATTAGTCGCGGTTTCTGGTGGACAGGATTCTTTATGCTTAATTAGATTATTATTAGATTTACAACCTAAATGGGGATGGGATATAGCCGTAGCCCATTGTGATCATTGTTGGCGTGAAGATTCCCAAGCTAATGCTCACCACGTCGAAAATTTAGCTAAAACTTGGAATACACCTTTTTATTTAGAAACCGCTAACCAACCCGTCAACAGCGAAGCCACAGCTAGAAATTGGCGATATCAAGCATTAACAAAAATTGCTCAACTTAATAACTATCAATATATTATTACCGGACACACCGCAAGCGATCGCGCCGAAACTTTACTATACAATTTAATGCGTGGTACTGGTGCAGATGGTTTACAGGCATTAACTTGGCAACGGCCACTAACGGAGAATATTATCCTAGTCCGTCCATTATTAGAAATTACCCGTTCCCAAACAGAACAGTTTTGCCAAAAATTTAATTTACCAATTTGGGAAGATTCCACCAATCAAAACTTACAATATCCACGCAACCGCATTCGTCAAGAATTAATTCCATATTTAAAAGAAAATTTTAATCCCCAAGTAGAAGCCAACTTAGCGCAAACAGCAGAACTTCTTCAAGCAGAGGTAGAATTTTTAGAACAAACAGCCCTTCAGTGGCGGCTAGAAGCCTCAAGCAAGGGTGATAAAGATAATTTACAAATTGATAGGCGAATCTTACAAAAAGCACCATTAGCATTGCAACGTCGTGTCATGCGTCAAATCCTCCAAGAAATACTTCCCGACTCTCCCAACTTTGAACACATTGAAAAATTAACAGCCTTAATTACAGCCCCCAATCGTTCCCAAACAGATCCTTTTCCTGGAGGTTTGACAGCAACAGTACAAGATGATTGGATTGTTTTCAATTAATCAATAAAGAAAGATTTTGAGCTTTCCTTCTAACAGGTTGTTTGATAGCTTGCGTGGCGTAGCTATAAAGTTTTGGAGGTGATTTTAGGCACTTACTGATTCCCCCTAACCCTTAAAAAGGCTACGGTGTATACACAAGTCCTACCTGTCTTCGTTTCGGCCTATTTCGCCCCCTAAATCCCCCAATTCTGGGGGACTTTAAAAATTCTTGTTCCCCCAATTTTGGGGGTTAGGGGGCGATTCAATCACTTGTGTGTACACCGTAGCTTAAAAAGGGGGGAACTAGTAGTCTGTCAAATAAATTTTGACGGATAAGAAACGAACCACGAAGGACACGAAGGAAGAAGGAAGAAGGAAGAAGGAAGAAGGAAGAAGGAAGAAGGAAGAAGGAAGAAGGAAGAAGGAAGAAGCAAAATGGCAACGAATGAACCCGTCAATTAGTTCTTGACAGACTACTAGAGTCAAAGTCCCCCTTTTTAAGGGGGATTTAGGGGGATCTTAAAATATTTGATACACCATAAGAGACTTTTAAAACATCCTCTAAGATGCTAATGCCTCTGGCAGATTCATAAAACTCTCAATAACCTGACGCAGATCAGTAACAATTTGCCGATGAGAATCACCAATTGCTTGAATTTGAGTTAAAGATTCAGCAATTTTTTGTAATTGATACCGTAACCCATCAAGAGCATCCTGAATAGGTTGCAGAGCTTCTTGATAAAGATTGACTCTACCCCAACATTCAGCAGTTGCTGTTCGTAAATTCAGTAATTGCTCCTCCAGGGATCTTACTTCCTGACGCTTGGCTTCTACCTCCTGGGTTTGATGATCAATTGTTCCTTGATCTGTTTCAATAGTAGTGATCATCTGAGCTATATCACTCTCTAGCTTTTCGATTTGGGCAGATTTTTGCTGTTTTTGGGCTTCAAGTTGTAAAACCATTGCTTCTAAATCACTAGATTCACCCTTGATATCTACTGAAATCCCTTGTCTTTGCCACAATACAACTTGGTTCTGTTGGAGAGTTTTTTGCTGTCCAATCAAATTGCGTCTTTGTCCAACTAAGCTTTCGTTCAGCATCTGGTAAAGATCCTGTTCATCAGCTAGTTCTAATTCTAAATTTTCCCGTTCTTTCTCAGCGGAATGGATAATTTTTTGTTGAAGTTCTTCTATAAGTTCTTGCTTGTATTTAAGTTCCTGCTCTTGTTCTTGCACAAAGTCAGAGTCCCTATCTAACTTCTCTTGCCAATTTTGTACCATTTTCTCCAATTCTTTCAGAGGCATTTGCTGCAAAGCTGCCACATCAATTTCTGGTTTAGGAACTTCAGTATCAGTTTTAGTCGCCAAAATATGCAGCTTTTCGGAAAATTCCTCCTCAGTTTCTAGATGCTGTTTCACTATGGCAGTCAATTCCTGTTTACTACTAACTGTTGTTATTTTTAATTGCACCTGGGTAATTTGTTGAGCTAAAGAATCCTGTTCCTGCTGCAATTCATTTTGGCGACCAAACAAAGTTTGCACCAGTTCATCTCCCTCCTTTTGCTGTTGATTAGCCCAGTGACGTTGGATCTCCAATTTTCGCCAGTGTAGGTTTAAAGCATCCTGTTGCTTCTCGGCAAATTCAAAAGCGTAATTAAGACTTTCCTTAACCATGTCAATGGGAGCAGTTTGACTAGATAAGCGATTAAGTAAATCACTTAATGCCTGATTACGTCCTTCATCTATAGATTGAGAATGTTGAACGTTTAACCTGATCTCTTCTAAACAGCGCTGCTCAACCCGCAAATGTTCCCAGGCACTTTCTAGCTCCTGGCGATTACGTTCAACCTCTAACCGTAAACGGTCAATTTCCGTGCGAGAGGTATTAACTAATTGCTGTTGTGTATCTATCCGTCTAGAGTCATGTTCCAGTTTTTGTACTTCGTCCCAACGGGATTCCATTTCCATTTCCCGGCGATTCAGTTCCTCAATTTGTAGCTTCAGCGACTGTTTCCACTGGTCAATTTCCTCTTCCTTGAGTTTAAACTTTTCCACCTGTCGGGAAAAATTCTGCAAAATATTCACCAATGGACGACCTGCATCTTGAATCCGCTGCACTTGACGATTCGGACTCAATTCCACCAGTACCAATGCGCCATCATTTAATTTACCTGCGTCATCAGCAGCAATCATCTCGTCCGGGACTGGACTCCAATTTTGATCATTACGTTGACAAGCAATCAATTTTAGTTCGCTTTTGCCACCGCCACTAAGTAAGCCACCCTTCTGTTTTTGAACTTCTGCTAAATACAGCACACCGTCAATCCTTTTGATGTACTTTGTGTCCGTGTTCTAGGATATACTTTAGATGATTCTGTTAACTTGGTTTTGTTTAACATTAGTCTAGTACCGCTTTCTCGGAATTTAGAATTTAGAATGAATACAGCATAAGCTTTTCAGAGATTCGGAATGGTTCATTAACTTACGCCATCCGGTACTAGTAACAAAAGTAAGATAAAGCTATTTTCTTAGACATGACATATATTGATATTTGCTGATACTTAATTAAAATCATAAGAATACCCGGTAAGTGGGAAACTCAGCGGCTTGGCTCCCTGAGAGGGAAACGACACGGGCGGTAATAAAGGCTTTGAATCTTTTTTCATTACCGCCTTGGAGTTGGGGAATTCGGGGTACTCTTGTGATGTACTTTCAACGGGACAATTACCGATTCAAATTTCCCAACTCTGTACGCGTAATGTGTTGCTCCGAAGAGCCTCCCATTTCTGGGGTAATGTTAGCTTCGTCAATGTTTTAAGAGCTTGTTAGGCTTGCAACACTGTTTCAGTGACTTTGAAACTGTTTAATCACAAACGACAGAGCAGGGAACTAGCTACGCATTCCAAGGTGTCGTGACTCAAAAAACGTAGTCAGTGAAGACTTAGACTGGTCAGTACAGCTTGCAATTTCTTGCAAGCCCAGTCCCTTTAGGGCTGGGTTACTGACTTTTACTAAATCTCCTAATTATATATTCTCAACCAATAGTTTCAGGATGGCTTCCGTGCAATCACTGTCTTTACCTTTATGATACTGCACAATTAACCGAGTCTCTGAGTTAGGAGTAAAAATTTTTGCCTGTCTGGCTTTCAACTTAATTTTTATACCTCATGCCAGTGGATATCGCTATATTACAATATTGACCCCTAGGAAACATCATGAGAATATAGAAGTCAAAATCAAGGTAGGTGTAAAAAGTAACCTGTAAAAAAGCTGATCAAGAAATTTCCGAATTTCATAAATTTTATTTAGACTGAGTGTAACCTATAGAAATAAAAATAGTGCTGTTGTGAACTGTGAGACAATCAAGTCAAAATTCATCAGGTAATAACACTGGAACATTAAGGAGCGCTTTGTAGCTAAATGCAGGGAAATTTAAATGAGATTGATATTTGCAGCATCCTACAACTAATTGAGTTAGGACAGCGGACTGGACAGTTATGGGTGGAAGCCCATACAACACATCAAAGTCACAAACTCAGTGGAGAAGAAACTTTCAAAAATCGGCAAAAAGCGGAAAATAGACCACAATCATGGTTTGTATTTTTTCTCAATGGTCAAATTGTCTATTGCCAAACAGGTGACAGTAGTTTATCGCGGCTTGATGATTATTTACGTCATTACCGAGTTGAACAGCGACTTGAATCCAAACAACTGGCATCCCTAACAGTCACTAATTCTCCAGAGTATGCTTATATTTGGGCGCTTTTAGAGCAGAATATTATTACTCCGAAAATTGCTCGGACAATAATTTATGGTTTAGTACAAGAGACTTTATTTGATCTGTTGAGCTTACACCAAGGCAGTTTCATTTTTAATTTAGGGACAGCGCTAGTACCACAATTAACCACCTTTGAAATTGCTCCGCTAGTTGCCAAAATTACGAAACAAGTGCAAGAATGGAAACAATTATACCCACATATTCAATCTACAGAACAATTACCTATTTTAGCCGACAAGGCTAAATTAAGTGCCTCGCTATCAGAAGATACAGTCAAAAAATTACATAAATGGGCTGATGGAAAAACTTCTTTACGCCAACTAGCTCGCTATCTCAACCGTGATATTTTAACATTAGCAAAAACTATATATCCTTACGTACAGGAAGGTTGGTTGCAATTAGTGTATTCGGATACGAATAAATTCGGCAAAGAAAAACAAAATCTGGAAACAAAAAAATATAAAGGGCGAATAGTATGTATTGAAGATACATTAGTGATCTGTGAGACAATAGAATCCATCTTAAAATTACAAGGTTATGAAGCGATTTCCATTACTAATCCCTTGCAAGCCCTTAGTCTCGTCTTTCAACTTCAGCCAGATTTAATTCTCTGCGACATTACGATGCCGGAATTAGATGGTTACGATATTTGTGCTATGTTGCGGCATTCCACAGTATTTCGGGTTGTACCAATTATTATGCTGACTGGTAAAGACGGATTTATTGATCGCGTTCGTGCCAGGATGGTAGGAGCAACTGATTATCTGACGAAACCCTTTACAGATCAAGAATTGCTAATGCTAGTAGAGCAACATCTTAATTGAGATTATTCTACAGGTATACAAATAGGATATAAGAATTGTTAATTGGGTGCAAGATGGGGTAAAAGATGTTATCACAAGAATAAAATTAGTTGTCTAACTAACTTCCATATACCGTAAAGTAGGGAAACAATAGACTTAATTTATACAGTTAATCTTTGTTATCAGAGCATAATTATTTTTCTGACCGGAAAATCTAAATTAGGAGGTAAATGGACATTTATGAGCACAATTCTAATCGTTGAAGACAGTCTTGCCCAAAGGGAGATGATTACAGACCTTCTGAAAGCTAGTGGCTTAAAAGTTACCCATGCAAGCGATGGAGCAGAAGCTTTAGAGGCGATTCAAAAGGCACCTCCAGATTTGGTGGTTTTGGATATTGTCATGCCCCGCATGAATGGCTATGAACTCTGCCGTCGGTTAAAATCTGATCCTAAAACCCAAAATGTTCCTGTAGTGATGTGTTCTTCTAAAGGTGAAGAATTTGATCGCTATTGGGGGATGAAGCAAGGAGCCGATGCCTATATAGCTAAACCCTTTCAACCAACTGAGTTGGTAGGAACAGTTAAACAACTACTGCGAGGACAAGGATGAAAATAATATGGGGAGCATTCCAGATTTTTTAAGTGGTACTGGGCAAGATCAATTCCGTCCCGAATTACAACTAGAGAGTCCTGAAGGTGAGTTGCATTTGCGGTTTTATCTGCCCTCACGTCAGGAGTTTGCATTACAAGCCACTGGAATTCGGGAAGTAATTGAACTTAGTCCTAATCGGATTACACCAATTCCTAATACATCTCCCT
The window above is part of the Dolichospermum sp. DET69 genome. Proteins encoded here:
- a CDS encoding outer membrane beta-barrel protein; protein product: MSGGVGIASPGNDLKVRDAFDQVNFGLDSTAQWSIAGGYQLKNYRTELELNYSSFGINKGTVNTQSFPLDGNVSTTSVLVNGYYDIPTGSKFRPYIGAGIGVGIISGKIKDQGTEADLGTGSSFAYQGKVGLQYEIANKGNAFAEFKYLGLSSYKNDSGNDVSPPNSYGLSVGYRQGF
- a CDS encoding ISH3 family transposase — its product is MTVSSLTKATRGESTEELVLTDSETLDEVIQCLVENFSIETQGACDQQTLFEILVKAASTGDSIENTAKLLKNIPTANDIRYHLNKINNFEELEAQINQALKSRIPLGLKKGCLKIAIDLNLICYYGQPTSSELPYIYRSEAKSGTNSFYAYATLYVISNNKRVTLAIRGVRQLDTSVALITYLLAELESLKINVKKLYLDRGFFNTPVIRWLQALDIPFLMPAIKTGKKGGIKQFLKGKKSYKTTYTITRDKDDFVTFDLWIVCKYRKGKHKKHGVQYFVYVAYKVKTNLNYIYQDYRKRFGIETSYRLKNICRIKTNNKNPVLRLLFIGISFLLINIWVNLLWLKISRKRKGSRLIYRTLFTLKQMLAFLSQALQKKYQVVESIYIPSG
- the tilS gene encoding tRNA lysidine(34) synthetase TilS, which encodes MSLWTPLHAQIHRTIRARHLFEHNQKLLVAVSGGQDSLCLIRLLLDLQPKWGWDIAVAHCDHCWREDSQANAHHVENLAKTWNTPFYLETANQPVNSEATARNWRYQALTKIAQLNNYQYIITGHTASDRAETLLYNLMRGTGADGLQALTWQRPLTENIILVRPLLEITRSQTEQFCQKFNLPIWEDSTNQNLQYPRNRIRQELIPYLKENFNPQVEANLAQTAELLQAEVEFLEQTALQWRLEASSKGDKDNLQIDRRILQKAPLALQRRVMRQILQEILPDSPNFEHIEKLTALITAPNRSQTDPFPGGLTATVQDDWIVFN
- a CDS encoding DUF4388 domain-containing protein, yielding MQGNLNEIDICSILQLIELGQRTGQLWVEAHTTHQSHKLSGEETFKNRQKAENRPQSWFVFFLNGQIVYCQTGDSSLSRLDDYLRHYRVEQRLESKQLASLTVTNSPEYAYIWALLEQNIITPKIARTIIYGLVQETLFDLLSLHQGSFIFNLGTALVPQLTTFEIAPLVAKITKQVQEWKQLYPHIQSTEQLPILADKAKLSASLSEDTVKKLHKWADGKTSLRQLARYLNRDILTLAKTIYPYVQEGWLQLVYSDTNKFGKEKQNLETKKYKGRIVCIEDTLVICETIESILKLQGYEAISITNPLQALSLVFQLQPDLILCDITMPELDGYDICAMLRHSTVFRVVPIIMLTGKDGFIDRVRARMVGATDYLTKPFTDQELLMLVEQHLN
- a CDS encoding response regulator, giving the protein MSTILIVEDSLAQREMITDLLKASGLKVTHASDGAEALEAIQKAPPDLVVLDIVMPRMNGYELCRRLKSDPKTQNVPVVMCSSKGEEFDRYWGMKQGADAYIAKPFQPTELVGTVKQLLRGQG